gataaatttttattaatcttttttcaaatatcaaattatttatttgaaaaaacctatatatatatatatatatatatatatatatatatatatatatatatcaatgagTTGTTTCTAGTAATTAAAGAAATCATAACCAGAAAAGGTTCAAAGAGCCGATGGATATTGCTGAcgcaaataatattttacaaatcCCTGCAAATGATAGAGTTAGGTTTCTTTAGAGGATCAAATTGCATTACCGTCTATCAAAAAGTCTTGTGTTCATGGATTTTTGGCAAAATATGACATTATTTAACAAGACTCTCATTTTCTTACcttttttaatatctaatgGTATGTTTGATtcaaatataatggattatgtAATGTAATACATTATATTAATGTGTGGTTGTgttatttcttaaataatatagttaattattatatttctaatgaTTTTATTAAGGGTTTGGAGTCTTAAAATTTGATGTTTGGATTACGGTTAATATTAGTTAGggttagttttttgttttttgatgttAAAGATTATAGGGTTAGGGGATAAAGGTTtgaattagaattaatttttgtgattaacggttaaaaaattaagaattagagTTTATAGTTTGTACTAAAGTTAATGTTTAGGGTTTGGATTATGGTTAATATTTAATGGTTAAGGAACTTACATTAGTTAGGGTTCAATTTTAGGGGTTGAATTAGAATTAATAAGCATTTAGGGTTTGTATTTGGgttaaacaagtttttttttatcattcatgtTAGTTATAAGGTTAGTTAGAgtttaatagataaaatatgtattatttaggattttaatttagaataaatatttaatgatcAAGGAACTTATACTAGTTAGGGTTAAGGTTTAGATTTTGAATTAGAATTTATAAGCGTTTAGGGTTTGTATTAGggttaaatgagttttttttgttgcttatgATAGTTAGGGTAAGTGGATAATAAGGTTTAGATATTAATTAGGATTAGAGGTTAGTTAcagtttaataaataaaatatatattatttagaattttaaatcaGAATAATTTGGTTTGTTAGTCTCCATtgatatttatcaaatattatgttTCCAATTATAACTTATTTACAAGTTGTATTTGGAAGTACAAAACTGTTATTTTACCAATATTTTGTATAGATGtgctttttgaatatttttttttttaattttagatgccAATAAGCGAAAATACTTTTACATAACAAGGGCCTTTTTCTCCCCCAAAATAACAGGCTGTCTCTGCTTTTTCTAGTTAGTGACGTGACGTTTCCTCTCCGAAAAATTATCACCATCCCAAAACTTGCAAAGAAACCCTCACTTCACGACTACGACTAGGGTTCATCTCAGCTCCTCTCCAAACATAAAGGAAAATGAAACTAGCAGGTCTAAAATCAATAGAGAATGCTCACGACGAGTCGGTATGGGCAGCCACATGGATCCCGGCCACCGAGACCCGTCCCGCTCTTCTAATGACTGGCTCCCTCGACGAGACAGTGAAGCTTTGGAAGCCTGACGAGCTCACCCTGGAGCGCACCAACACTGGTCACTGCCTCGGCGTCGTTTCGGTTGCAGCGCATCCTTCCGGGTCCATCGCCGCGTCGGCATCTCTCGATAGCTTCGTTCGAGTGTTCGATGTGGACTCCAACACAAGCATTGCTACTCTTGAAGCTCCTCCTTCTGAAGTTTGGCAAATGAAGTTCGATCCCAAggtaattttgtttctttttctttttctttttcttttgattttcatttttaagtttttgtataTTTGCACAGTAGAGATGAGATGGCCTGgcttatataaaaagaatagtaTGTTTTGGAGAATTCTGTTAATTAGATAGATTGTTTTACTTATTTTCCGTAATTTGATCGATTTTATGGTTGCACGAACTGGAAGTGTTGCCTGCTCTATTAATGCTGGCAACATAGAAGCCATATAAACGAATGGGCTGCTTACGTCTGAGAAGGTGATCTGCCAAATTAGCCGTTAATTAATTAGGTGAAAGTATTTCCCACCTAGCACTTTTGTTTCCCTTCTATGTGCTTTTTTCATTTCCCAAAGATTGTTAGCCTATTTGCGTTTTGAGAGTGGTTATCTTGGaaagttaatttctttttcttttttcaagaatttttttgcAAACTTGTGACAGTGTAAATATAAAGATATGCATTCATTAGAAATAGGTCTATCTCtagaaaaagatttttttaaagatagcATTTGCAGAGGCAAAGGACGCATCTGTGCCATACaataaacagagagagagatgaagagCTTCTTGAACTTCAGTAGAATACATTAATGCTGATCACCTGCTTAGTGCTACTTGGTATAAAATTCTTCAAGCATCATCCATTTTGGGATCTGTAAATAGCTCATGGTTTTCTTTAAAATCGCTGGGACTTTACTTGTGTACCATCTTTTACCGAAAGgatttattttaatgcatttcacgttcatggaaaaaaaaatcatgagcaaTCAATCTCCTTCGGTGAGTTCAATTAGTTAGATAGTTTGCAATGTTCTTTTCTTGTGGATTAAATTATTGGATGAGGATGTGGGGGTTGATATCACAGCCATCCATTACACAATAGGCATTGATGGAGTGTAGTGTGGTGTACATAACAAACTACCTATTAAAGTAGATCATTTAGGTAGCGATGTTATATGAACTTAGTAATTCAGTGTGACATATTTGTTGAtgtttaaggtttttttgttacaggaattcaaatcaaattccCATAAATTGATTCTAATCCCTTCATAGCATCAAAAGGGTGTTTTCTGCTTATAATTCTTCGATTTCCCCCTCCTTCCCCCTCCTTAGTATATTGGCTAATTTCACTTGCCTCATTGCTTTTCATGTTTATGAAGCACAtaattaacttggtttgattACCTATTTAAGTACAATTGAAGCTAAATTAAACTGTTATGATACCTTTAATGTAGCAGCTCATGCTTCCTTGTCCCATTAAATTGCAATAAATCGTGCTCTGAtctaagttttttctattttttttcttttttcttgaggCCTAAGTTGAAATGACAcaatttattgagtttttaattttgaagaatgCATGCCACAGTGAGCACAGCAATCCCAATCATTCTAAACTTCTTTTGGGTTAATTTACTTATGAACAGCCATACTCTGCAATTTTATCCCCATCAAGCTCCACTCTTCTTCTGTTATCATTGTGTCTGCAtacaaatttgtatttttatttttagagtttctGTACTCTTTCAAGGCTGGTTGGAATTGTCTACATGTAGAACCTGTCTTTAATATTgtcattccaaaaaaaaataacctcatCAGTATGAGTTAGAAGGTATGAGGCATAGTTCAACCAAATTGCCAATGTTGGCTCTCCATACATAGATACTTTGTAATTGAAGTAGAAAATTGGAAATTGTCAcatttttatgtttgaatttaACCAGTGCTAACCATAGCTTTACCTATAGGGTACCACTCTAGCAGTTGCTGGTGGTGGTAGTGCATCAGTCCAGCTTTGGGATACAGAAAAATGGAAGTTGATTGCTACCCTGTCGATTCCCCGTCAAGAAGGACCCAAGCCCACCGATAAGAATAGCAGCAAAAAGTTTGTACTATCAGTGGCATGGAGTCCTGATGGAAAACGGGTTGCTTGTGGCTCCATGGATGGCactatttctgtttttgatGTGGCTCGAGCCAAATTCTTACACCATCTAGAAGGCCACTTCATGCCTGTGCGGTCTCTTGTGTATTCCCCTGCTGATCCACGGGTGCTCTTTTCTGCATCGGATGATGCCCATGTGCACATGTATGATGCTGAGGGGAAGAGCATGATAGCAGCCTTGTCAGGTCATGCAAGCTGGGTATTAAGTGTTGATGCAAGCCCGGATGGAGCAGCTATCGCAACAGGCTCAAGTGACAAAACTGTAAGGCTATGGGATCTCAGCATGCGGGCTGCTGTGCAGACAATGAGCAACCATGTAGATCAAGTTTGGGGAGTGACATTTCGACCACCAGGTGGTCCTAGTCCCCGTGCAGGCCGGCTTGCAAGTGTGTCAGATGACAAAAGCTTATCACTTTATGATTATTCCTGAATTAACCTTGGTATTTTGGCCGTGTAAAAACATAAAAGGATTTGCTGTTTTTACAAGACTTACTGCTGCTCTtgttatttatcaaattataccAATGAGTCGAATGGTTTTAGGTCTGTCACATAGTTTTGCTAGATCCCATTTGGTTCATTATATGGTAAATATTGATGATCCGAGGTCCAGTCAGCATTTGAGAATGGATCTTGCGGATCTGACCATGGTAATACATCATTGGGTTGAGCCAATTAGGATTTGACATTTTCCAGTTGATCATGTCTCTCCTTGACCACCGGGAATGGCTGCCGCAAGATTAGCATTGCGGCCACATAGTAGCAAGTACCATGTTGCACCTGGTGGCTGATTGTGAACAATTTTGGGGAGAGTGTGTCAGCTTTTTGTCATGATAATGAATTCGATTTAGGCAGGTTTGAAAAATCCatcaagtgaaattttttagatttttggtTAAATTTTGATAGTCATTGCTGTTAAATTGCTCACTCCTCTCATGTGTCCAGCCAATGCCTGCTTTTTATAATTGTCGTTTGTTTAACAGCTTGATTGACCTTTTTTATGCTAGtcttataatgtttttatttgtacaaTGTACATGTTTTGTATTCTTAGTAACAAATCATCAATGTATTCATAAAAATGTTTTCTAACTGTAGTGGATTTAAAAAATAGGGTGAGTGAAATTATACATTATATATTAAGGCTATGTTTGTGAACGCGGTTTAATTCATGTtcctaaaaattttgaattttttttgcttaaaattaatatttttttagtgtttttgaatcattttgaagtgttgatataaaaaatacttaaaaaaaataaaaaatattatcttgatgtatttctaaacaaaaaacaatttgaactGCAACCACTACTACAATCCTAAACAGGTCTTAAAAGCTAAACGGTATGGCTAAAACACTCTATATACACACTATTTATCCTATCATATTTTACCATGGgctaactgttttttttaaattaatttgacttttaaattattttttttgcgtgATTGCATTCTTTTTAGGCTAAATTCAagaataattgaattaaatttgttgactaataacaaaattaaaagatagggATCAAAGTAGAAAATGTGCCATAAATGGATGATGGTTTCAAAGTTcatataaaaagtttaatttaatcctcaaactttataaattataaatatttggcccttcaatattttttcatttcaattttgatacaaaagtttatttttgttattttttagtttttggtttcagagagaagagagagggcCGTCTGATCTCGGTGTTAGAGATAAAAATGTTGTTGGTACCGATTTCAaccactaaaataattaatctttgtGCCAACTAGTTCCATTTAATAAGGAGAGTTCGGCttaagtgtgttttttttactttgaaagtgcttaaaaattaaatttaagcttagtaagatttttagttttgggttgattttagggaatggttttttgggtttctttGAGGCCATGGAAAGATTTACAAAAGTGCTCAAGTGTTTTTGATAAAAcaatgatttgaaaattgatttttaggtaAGAAAACCTTCAACCTCAGTTTTTCGGCCACCACATTGGCTAAGATTTGAGGAAAATCAGACAACACGTCTTTTGCCTTAGCAAATG
The Populus nigra chromosome 3, ddPopNigr1.1, whole genome shotgun sequence genome window above contains:
- the LOC133688011 gene encoding WD repeat-containing protein VIP3 — encoded protein: MKLAGLKSIENAHDESVWAATWIPATETRPALLMTGSLDETVKLWKPDELTLERTNTGHCLGVVSVAAHPSGSIAASASLDSFVRVFDVDSNTSIATLEAPPSEVWQMKFDPKGTTLAVAGGGSASVQLWDTEKWKLIATLSIPRQEGPKPTDKNSSKKFVLSVAWSPDGKRVACGSMDGTISVFDVARAKFLHHLEGHFMPVRSLVYSPADPRVLFSASDDAHVHMYDAEGKSMIAALSGHASWVLSVDASPDGAAIATGSSDKTVRLWDLSMRAAVQTMSNHVDQVWGVTFRPPGGPSPRAGRLASVSDDKSLSLYDYS